CATGAAATCCATCATCCCGTTTATATAAAGTATCCAGTGATAAATTTAATTTTGCATTGGCCGTTTCAAATATCATGATACCACCTCATTCTCAATCCATACTAATAATATAGTATATGAATCTATATGAAATATCAAAATTATTTACAAATAAAAAAAGAGCTCAAATGAGCTCTTTTGATTTAAGATTTAATTCGATTGAAATGTTTAACACACTACAAACTCTTCCTCTTGTTCATTTAAAAATGTAACTTTTATATTCGATGTTAAAATATCAGTGTATGTATACGATACACGTTCAAAATTATGAGCATCTTGATCTAGCTCAACGATAAATACAGATGGATATGTTTCTTTTAAAACCCCGTGTCTTTCGATTAATTTCTTACGACCTCCATTGGCTCTAAGAACAATGCGATTACCTTTTTGACAATCAATGATTTTTTTGATGTCTTTCAACGATACTGGCATATTAACCCCACCTCACATGTATTTATTATACTACACGTAGCAATTTTAGTCAATAAATTTATTATCATATCAACCTTTTATTATGTTTGTCAATAACTATTTTATGACTAATTCAGGATAATTGTTTAACAGTTTGTTCAACTTTGAATATTGTTCTAAAGTTAAAACTTCGCCGCGAATTTTAGGGTCAATATCCGCTTCTAGCAACCATTCTTTGATTGACTCTTTATGTGATTTACCATCCACAAATACAGACTGATAATTATTTAAAATTGTTTTACGCCTTTGGTTGAAAGCTCCTCGAACGAGCTTGAAACATTGTTTAATTGGTCCTACATCAGGCAAATCAGACTTTTTTTCTAACTTTACGACAATTGAATCGACATTCGGTGGTGGCATAAAGACATTTTTAGGAACAATCATCACTTGAGATACATCTGTATAATACTGAACAGCGATGCTTAAGCTTCCGTAGCTTTTTGAACCAGGGTCCGCCACAAGCCGTTCGCCAACTTCTTTTTGCATCATGACAACGTAACGTTGAACCGGTAAATCCGCTTCTAACAAATTCATAATGATGGGTGTAGTAATATAATACGGTAAGTTGGCAACAACAATCACTTCTTCAACATCATTTAAATATAATTTAATATCAGCTGATACGTCTGCTTTCAATATATCTTGATTTAATATGTGTACGTTTGAATAATCCTGTAACGTATCTTCTAAAACAGGTAACAGTCGTTGGTCAATTTCATAAGCCATCACTGTTTTTGCATATTTTGCTAATTGTTGAGTTAAACTTCCAATACCAGGACCTATCTCAATAACACCAGTAT
The Abyssicoccus albus DNA segment above includes these coding regions:
- a CDS encoding Veg family protein — its product is MPVSLKDIKKIIDCQKGNRIVLRANGGRKKLIERHGVLKETYPSVFIVELDQDAHNFERVSYTYTDILTSNIKVTFLNEQEEEFVVC
- the rsmA gene encoding 16S rRNA (adenine(1518)-N(6)/adenine(1519)-N(6))-dimethyltransferase RsmA; protein product: MRDIATPTKTKEILMKHNLQMKKSLGQNFLVDTNITDKIIRSSDINNNTGVIEIGPGIGSLTQQLAKYAKTVMAYEIDQRLLPVLEDTLQDYSNVHILNQDILKADVSADIKLYLNDVEEVIVVANLPYYITTPIIMNLLEADLPVQRYVVMMQKEVGERLVADPGSKSYGSLSIAVQYYTDVSQVMIVPKNVFMPPPNVDSIVVKLEKKSDLPDVGPIKQCFKLVRGAFNQRRKTILNNYQSVFVDGKSHKESIKEWLLEADIDPKIRGEVLTLEQYSKLNKLLNNYPELVIK